The Thermoanaerobaculia bacterium region AGCCCGCGAAACGCGGCCAGCGCGAGCGCTGCATTCAAGGCGAGAAGTGCGACCAACGGCGGCTGAGCCAGGGCGCGACCGAGAACCCGGCCGACACTCGCCAAGGCACCCCAGATGGAGAGTCCGGCCGTCAGATGCGACATCAGATCGGCAACCGAACTGATCCAGAGATTGAGCACCCCGGCCGGTCCGACCAGCCGGGCCAACGGCCCGACCGCCGGCAGGAGCAGCCCCGCCGAGACCGCCACCGCGAGGAGAGCGGCAGCGAGCGCCGCGCGGCTCCACCGCGAATCGAGCCAGCTGCGCCGCGGCAGCGCCGCCATCACCCGCAGCACGAATCCGGGCCGCGGAGCCGGCTCCGGGAGGTGTGCGAACCAGGCCGCAAGAGAGGCATCCTCGGGCAGGAGCGGTCGGGTATGGGCGTCGCGGGGGGGGGTGTTCATTTCATCTCTCCAGTCGGCCCTACGATTGCTCCACCTCCGGGTTTCACACCCGGGGAATCGGGATCGAGACCGAGCGTCCGCATCTCGCGCGCGAGCTCGGCGCGAGCGCGGAAAATGTGGATCTTCACGGTGCCCAGGGGGAGCCCCAGGACCTCGGCGATCTCGTCGTACGACATCTCCTGGGCGAAGCGCAGGAGCAGAATCCCCCGATAGGCCGGGCGCAGGCGCGCCACGGCGCGCTCGAGCAGCCGGCCCGACTCCCTGGCCAGGGTCCGCAGCAGCGGATTCTCCGCCGCGAGGTCGGCCGGCATCTCGGGCGACTCCTCTTCCCCGGGGAAAGGGGCGTCGAGGGAGACCGTTTCGAGCCCCCCGCGGCGCAGCTCGTCGAGAGCGCTGTTGTGCGCGATCTTGAAGATCCAGCTCGAGAACTTGCGTTCCGGATCGAACCGCGGCAGGGCCTTCCAGGCCTTGAGGAACGTCTCCTGGGCGAGATCCTCGGCGAGCTCCGGTTGCCGGACGATGCGCACTACCAGCGCGTAGACCGGCCGGTGAAAGCGCTCCACGAGCTCGCGGAACGCCTCCTCCGAGCCACGCTTCGCCTCGACGGCGAGCGCCTCGTCGCTCTTCGCCCCGCTCCGCTCCACAACATTGACTCCGGCCACCGGCCATCAAGCCTAGCGTACCCGCCGACGTCGCCTGTGGCACTTGCGTCGGGATCCGTGCCCCGGGTTGCGGGCGGAGGGGTGTCCCCCGGCTGCCCGCCCCAACGCGCTGGGCATCGGAGCCAGCGGCCCGGATATGCTCCGGCGATGCCCGATGCACCCCTCGTTCTGCCGCTCGACGCCCACAACCAGCGGCTGGTCGACAACGTCCATCCGGCGGCCTGGGAGAATCCCGTACCGGCCGGGGTCTACCACCTCGTCGTCCTCGGCGCCGGCACGGCCGGCCTGGTGGCCGCCGTCGGCGCCGCCGGTCTCGGAGCCCGGGTTGCCATCGTCGAGAAGCACCTGCTGGGAGGAGATTGCCTCAACTCGGGCTGCGTCCCTTCGAAGGCGGTGCTGCGCGCTGCGCGCGCCTTCCGCGACCTGCGGCATGCGGCCGAGTTCGGCGTGCGGGCGACGCCGGAGGGCGGCGACTTCGCGGCGGCGATGCAACGCATGCGACGCCTGCGGGCCGAGATCAGCGGCCACGACTCCGTCTGGCGGCTGCGCGACCTCGGCATCGACGTCTTTCTCGGCGAAGGCCGATTCACCGGCGCGGATACCCTCGAGGTCGCGGGGAGCCGGCTGCGGTTCCGCCGGGCGCTGGTGGCGACCGGGGCGCGCCCCGCGGTGCCCGATCTGCCCGGACTCGCCGAGGTCGGATGCCTCACCAGCGAGACGGTCTTCCAGCTCACCGATCTGCCGCGGCGGCTGGCGATCCTCGGCGGGGGACCCATCGGGTGCGAGCTGGCCCAGGCCTTCGCCCGGTTCGGCAGCCAGGTCACTCAACTGGTGCGCGGTCGCCATCTGCTGACGCTCGAGGAGGAGGTCTGCGTCGCGGTCGTCCAGAAGGCCCTCGAAGCCGACGGGGTGCGGATCGTTGTCGACTGCCGACTCCTCGGCGTCCAACGGCCGCAGCGCAGCAAGGTCGTGCACTTCGAGCTCGACGGCAATCAGCATCAGCTGCCGGTGGACGAGATCCTCGTCGCCACCGGGCGCGCGGCCAACGTCCTGGGACTCGGCCTCGAGAGCGCCGGTGTCGCCTTCTCGCCGCGCGGTGTCGAGGTCGATGACCGGCTCCAGACGACGAATCCGCGCATCTACGCCTGTGGCGACGTCGTGTCGGCGCGCCGCTTCACCCATCTCGCAGATGCCCAGGCGAGGATCGTGCTGCAGAACGCCCTCTTTCGCGGCAGGAAAAGAGCCAGTGCGCTGCTCGTCCCCCGGTGCACCTTCACCTCGCCCGAGGTCGCCCAGGTTGGCCTCCATGATGACGAGCTGCGCCAGCGCGGGATCCGCTTCGAGACCCTGGAGGTGTCGCTGGCGGAGAACGACCGCGCGCGCCTCGATGGCGCCGGCGCCGATGCCGGGCTACTCCGCCTCCACTACAAGCGGGGGGGCGACCGGATCCTCGGGGCGACCCTGGTGAGCGAGCACGCCGGCGAGACGATTGGCGAGCTCGTCGTGGCGATCCAGCACGGCGTCGGCCTCGCCCGACTGGCCGAGACGATCCACCCCTACCCCACCCAGGCGGAAGTGGTGAAACGGGCCGCCGACGCCTGGCGCCGGACGAAGCTCACCCGGGGGGCAAAGCGCCTCTTCGCCTTCTGGTTTCGCCGGCAGGAGAAGAGTGAGCTCCGGCGGTTTGCCAAATCCGATGGGCTGGCGGCCGCTCAGTCCGACGCGCTCGCGAAGCCGCCACCCAGCGCGCGATAGAGCTCGACCGCCGCGACCAGTTCGTCACGGCGCGCCGTCTGCAGCTCGAGCTCGGCCACCAGGCGCGAGCGCTCGACGTCCAGCACCTCCAGGAAGCTCGATTCGCCCTCCCGA contains the following coding sequences:
- a CDS encoding RNA polymerase sigma factor, whose product is MAGVNVVERSGAKSDEALAVEAKRGSEEAFRELVERFHRPVYALVVRIVRQPELAEDLAQETFLKAWKALPRFDPERKFSSWIFKIAHNSALDELRRGGLETVSLDAPFPGEEESPEMPADLAAENPLLRTLARESGRLLERAVARLRPAYRGILLLRFAQEMSYDEIAEVLGLPLGTVKIHIFRARAELAREMRTLGLDPDSPGVKPGGGAIVGPTGEMK
- a CDS encoding mercuric reductase, whose translation is MPDAPLVLPLDAHNQRLVDNVHPAAWENPVPAGVYHLVVLGAGTAGLVAAVGAAGLGARVAIVEKHLLGGDCLNSGCVPSKAVLRAARAFRDLRHAAEFGVRATPEGGDFAAAMQRMRRLRAEISGHDSVWRLRDLGIDVFLGEGRFTGADTLEVAGSRLRFRRALVATGARPAVPDLPGLAEVGCLTSETVFQLTDLPRRLAILGGGPIGCELAQAFARFGSQVTQLVRGRHLLTLEEEVCVAVVQKALEADGVRIVVDCRLLGVQRPQRSKVVHFELDGNQHQLPVDEILVATGRAANVLGLGLESAGVAFSPRGVEVDDRLQTTNPRIYACGDVVSARRFTHLADAQARIVLQNALFRGRKRASALLVPRCTFTSPEVAQVGLHDDELRQRGIRFETLEVSLAENDRARLDGAGADAGLLRLHYKRGGDRILGATLVSEHAGETIGELVVAIQHGVGLARLAETIHPYPTQAEVVKRAADAWRRTKLTRGAKRLFAFWFRRQEKSELRRFAKSDGLAAAQSDALAKPPPSAR